From the Canis lupus dingo isolate Sandy chromosome 37, ASM325472v2, whole genome shotgun sequence genome, one window contains:
- the CCDC150 gene encoding coiled-coil domain-containing protein 150 isoform X14 produces MPPRRRRSPERPASSKLIESYRPHVNNVKERTSSVGLPSVVPNSARRVTFAPSLTSVRASQEVGDTRISLKTLLNAIKTMEGRLEGKIDILASRPLISESPNFLKRDSVKSILEKNEEELSQAVKCRDVALKESQKLKGDLEALEDRENKKVGNFQRQLAEAKEDNCKVTIMLENVLASHSKMQGALEKVQIELGRRDSEIAGLKKERALNQQRVQKLEAEVDQWQARMLVVDAQHNGEMEPLQKALDVAREDNRKLAMSLEQALQTNNHLQTKLDHVQEKLESKELERQNLENFKERMTEESKIEAEMHAERIEALRKQFQTERETAKKVAQREVTELKKALDEANFRSVEVTRANRELRQKLTELEKVLNSSKEKIKNQKAQIKLHLSTKANNTQNMERMKQIETELRQMELIKDQYQKKNYEQSLSIQKFVSEMTNLQKEMQLLAKSQYETSAQNKQQELRLEAERNVRQELESRCRELEETIRHLKKCKEATEHKLKEASVESEQITANLEEAHRWFKCRFDGLQLELTKNRLQRLPREDRWLEEDQGNRHDIASSQSVLHRWENKQNLKLMPKKCQSELERK; encoded by the exons ATGCCTCCAAGAAGAAGGAGATCTCCAGAAAGGCCTGCATCATCCAAATTGATTGAAAGCTATAGGCCCCATGTAAACAACGTAAAGGAAAGAACTTCATCAGTTGGTTTGCCCAGTGTTGTTCCAAACTCTGCACGCCGTGTGACCTTTGCACCTAGTCTGACTTCTGTGAGAGCTTCTCAGGAGGTTGGAGACACCAGAATCTCTCTAAAGACTCTTTTGAATGCTATTAAAACCATGGAAGGAAGACTGGAAGGTAAAATAGACATTCTTGCTTCAAGACCATTAATAAGTGAGTCACCAAATTTTCTTAAACGGGATTCG GTGAAATCCATTCTTGAAAAGAACGAAGAGGAACTCTCACAAGCAGTGAAGTGTCGTGATGTAGCCCTGAAAGAGAGTCAGAAGTTGAAAGGGGATCTCGAGGCCTTGGAGGACAGAGAGAACAAGAAG gTGGGTAACTTCCAGCGACAACTGGCAGAGGCTAAAGAAGACAATTGCAAAGTTACAATTATGTTGGAGAATGTGCTGGCTTCTCACAGTAAGATGCAAGGTGCTCTGGAAAAAGTACAAATAGAGCTCGGGCGGAGAGATTCAGAGATTGCAGGTCTCAAGAAAGAAAG GGCTCTAAATCAACAGAGGGTGCAGAAGCTGGAGGCTGAAGTGGACCAGTGGCAGGCCAGAATGCTTGTTGTAGATGCCCAGCACAACGGTGAG ATGGAGCCTCTACAGAAAGCTCTAGATGTAGCTAGAGAAGACAACAGGAAACTGGCTATGAGCCTGGAGCAAGCTCTTCAGACAAATAATCATCTACAAACAAAGCTTGATCATGTTCAAGAGAAATTGGAAAGCAAAGAACTTGAGcgacaaaatttggaaaatttcaa aGAACGGATGACTGAGGAATCCAAAATAGAAGCGGAAATGCATGCTGAACGCATAGAAGCTCTAAGAAAGCAGTTTCAAACTGAGAGAGAAACGGCCAAGAAAGTAGCACAACGGGAAGTGACTGAG CTGAAGAAAGCCCTTGATGAAGCCAACTTCAGATCAGTGGAGGTGACCCGGGCCAACCGCGAGCTGCGGCAGAAACTGACAGAGCTGGAGAAGGTCCTGAACAGTagcaaggagaaaataaagaatcaaaaggCCCAAATCAAGCTCCATTTGTCGACGAAGGCGAATAATACTCAGAATATGGAAAGGATGAAG CAAATAGAAACGGAATTGAGGCAGATGGAGCTAATTAAGGatcaatatcagaaaaaaaattatgaacag TCCTTGAGTATCCAGAAGTTCGTGTCTGAAATGACTAACCTACAGAAGGAGATGCAGCTGCTGGCCAAGAGCCAATATGAGACGTCTGCGCAGAACAAACAGCAAGAGCTGCGACTCGAGGCAGAGCGCAATGTTCGGCAGGAACTGGAGAGCCGGTGCCGG GAATTGGAAGAAACTATCAGACACCTAAAGAAATGTAAAGAGGCAACAGAGCATAAGCTGAAAGAAGCCAGTGTGGAATCAGAACAG ATAACAGCTAACCTGGAAGAAGCTCATCGCTGGTTTAAGTGCAGGTTTGATGGCCTCCAACTTGAGCTGACAAAAAACCGGTTGCAAAGGCTTCCCCGAGAAGACAGGTGGCTGGAAGAG GACCAAGGTAACAGGCACGATATTGCGTCCAGCCAGTCTGTTCTACATCGATgggaaaataaacagaatcttaaactTATGCCCAAGAAGTGTCAATCTGAACTAGAGAGAAAGTGA